In one Staphylococcus lutrae genomic region, the following are encoded:
- a CDS encoding YlbF/YmcA family competence regulator gives MAVNLYDYANKLEQALRESDEYQAIKTAYAKVEADENSKKLFDTFRETQMNFQQKQMQGEEISEDDLKKAQEQAQQIEKDSNISELMNAEQRMSQVFQEINQIIVKPLDEIYAG, from the coding sequence ATGGCTGTAAATTTATATGATTACGCAAACAAATTGGAGCAAGCATTACGTGAAAGTGACGAGTATCAAGCAATTAAAACGGCTTATGCGAAAGTAGAAGCTGACGAAAACTCAAAAAAATTATTTGATACGTTCCGTGAAACACAAATGAACTTCCAACAAAAGCAAATGCAAGGTGAGGAAATTAGTGAAGACGATTTGAAAAAAGCGCAAGAACAAGCGCAACAAATCGAAAAAGATAGCAATATTTCTGAATTGATGAATGCAGAACAAAGAATGAGTCAAGTGTTCCAAGAAATCAATCAAATTATTGTAAAACCATTAGATGAAATTTATGCTGGCTAA
- a CDS encoding response regulator translates to MTQIALVDDHFIVRQGLEFLLSTQPNIEVVGSYGNGQALLDDLAIATIEPELILVDLVMPEMNGITLIEKIKAQHKKIKVLVLTSYVDEEHVMSAMQSGADGYEMKDVDPEALMRSIEQVLRGEKVIHKDAQHVMETVITKPHMLNKLSKRETEVLKEMAKGKTNKEIADTLYVSEKTIKTHVSHIFTKLGVTDRTQAAIYAMENHLI, encoded by the coding sequence GTGACTCAAATCGCACTCGTAGATGACCATTTTATTGTGAGACAAGGGTTAGAATTTTTGTTGTCAACACAACCCAACATTGAAGTTGTAGGAAGTTATGGAAATGGCCAGGCACTATTAGATGACTTAGCCATTGCGACCATTGAGCCTGAATTGATTTTGGTCGATCTTGTCATGCCAGAAATGAATGGAATTACATTAATTGAAAAGATAAAAGCACAGCACAAAAAAATTAAAGTATTAGTCTTAACCAGCTATGTAGATGAAGAGCATGTGATGTCAGCCATGCAATCTGGTGCGGATGGCTATGAGATGAAAGATGTCGATCCTGAAGCGTTAATGCGCTCAATAGAACAAGTTTTACGCGGTGAAAAAGTGATTCATAAAGATGCACAACATGTGATGGAGACAGTCATTACGAAACCACATATGTTAAATAAGTTATCCAAGCGAGAAACGGAAGTATTAAAGGAAATGGCGAAAGGAAAGACAAACAAAGAAATCGCTGATACGCTTTATGTATCCGAGAAAACAATTAAAACCCATGTCAGTCATATCTTTACTAAATTAGGTGTGACAGATCGGACTCAAGCGGCGATTTACGCAATGGAAAATCATCTGATTTAG
- the xdrA gene encoding XRE family transcriptional regulator XdrA has protein sequence MDRQSFTDLIQSKFKMVRIEAGYTQDTMAQTIGLSKKTLVQIEKERVLPNWTTCVSICALFRDSEVLNSTFGCDPLEIVQTISRNQAAYPKYSTVSDIYWETVDAKGDYILQSNKVSQLYRILDMDKQPIFATPKLREAETYFQRNVKEELIRA, from the coding sequence ATGGATAGACAAAGTTTTACAGATTTAATTCAAAGTAAGTTTAAGATGGTTCGTATTGAGGCAGGTTACACACAGGATACAATGGCCCAAACAATTGGACTATCTAAAAAAACATTAGTTCAAATCGAAAAAGAGCGTGTATTGCCGAATTGGACAACATGTGTGTCAATTTGTGCTTTGTTTAGAGATTCCGAAGTCCTAAACAGTACATTTGGATGCGACCCACTTGAAATTGTTCAAACAATATCAAGAAATCAAGCAGCATATCCTAAGTATTCAACAGTCAGTGATATTTATTGGGAAACGGTTGATGCAAAAGGAGACTACATTTTACAGTCTAACAAAGTCAGCCAACTTTATCGCATTCTTGATATGGACAAACAGCCTATCTTTGCAACACCAAAACTAAGAGAAGCTGAAACCTATTTTCAACGTAACGTTAAAGAAGAGCTTATTCGTGCATAA
- a CDS encoding AAA family ATPase, producing the protein MKIKSVEIYGYGQFVQRQVAFDSRFTEIYGENEAGKSTLQAFIHSILFGFPTKKENEPRLEPRMGNHYGGRVTLIFDDGMEVDVERVKGSAQGDVKVMLPNGTIKDEKWLNEQLNYIDKKTYQAIFSFSVLGLQDIHKHMSEAQLQNFLMQAGALGSTEFIGMRELIHQKKQELYKKSGQNPEINQKIEEIRSLAYQIREEATKLETYQQLTEDHDKASRRLATLKTNLSQLTALFEEKQKEVALIDQVQEWKSLEADLNIEPLEFPEQGIDRYEAAKIQVEHLERDLGLRLEKKNQLEHEAEKLFVPDQTLYQSFESVSKQEDMIKQQEMDLKQIEREASHHQMEIEGLKSNIGWEDIDETVDSSEIQKSYASETLKQKQAHMHSLEQLKKQQDDYQIENVTYEEELQQLNLQLVDDESFEKKKVYDQKLLELKEKRHVFDKMKATFEKEAHQKQQQQQRVRVASLILTLVTGAFAVWMFVSQMMLPGIILTVIAAIFFIAMFLLRSKPMGYDEQFSEELVQLEQKVQALEEAYDLDFDLAAQYQLRDQIAQRQQNLAILKTKSLHTAKQYDDVQEALTSVTTQLQKLKSALHLSKNLSDDLLVDAIQTIQKIKDHQQYFTQLQETQNSIEKKLDDFYTQALEKLASALSQFSIETLFHDVREWLKAANQGMTRYEHNREQLSLIENEIKHLKHRLSENKQVIQTLFSAIGALDEESYYKHHERYQWYHQRLARFHDLTHFLENQNYGYEKSSKLSEKTSAQLEAEYQKLSEQIDNYNARYLTVQSEVSDLLAKMNHLETDDTLRHLRHQYQILRNQLNDKAEDWAALSYLEALVDEHIKQIKGKRLPQVVNIATDIYNDLTSGEYVQVTYANEQVMVRHQSGQMYHPVELSQSTKELLYIALRLSLIQTLKPYYSLPIIIDDAFVHFDAERRMKMMKYLRSMSDKFQILYFTCSRDTNIPAKQLVTLNKIEK; encoded by the coding sequence ATGAAAATTAAATCTGTTGAAATATATGGTTATGGCCAGTTTGTCCAACGTCAAGTTGCATTTGATTCACGATTTACCGAGATATATGGAGAAAATGAAGCGGGGAAGTCGACGTTACAAGCGTTTATCCATTCGATTTTATTTGGTTTTCCTACAAAAAAAGAAAATGAACCGCGTTTAGAACCGCGCATGGGTAATCATTATGGTGGGCGTGTGACGCTTATTTTCGATGATGGCATGGAAGTCGATGTTGAACGTGTTAAAGGTAGTGCTCAAGGTGATGTCAAGGTGATGTTGCCGAACGGTACGATTAAAGATGAAAAATGGTTAAATGAACAGTTGAATTATATAGATAAAAAGACATATCAAGCGATTTTTTCATTCAGTGTATTAGGACTTCAAGATATACACAAACATATGAGTGAGGCACAATTACAAAACTTTTTGATGCAAGCAGGTGCGCTAGGGTCAACCGAGTTTATTGGCATGCGTGAATTAATTCATCAGAAGAAGCAAGAACTTTATAAAAAATCAGGTCAAAATCCAGAGATTAATCAAAAAATAGAAGAGATTAGAAGCTTAGCGTACCAAATTAGAGAAGAAGCTACGAAATTGGAGACCTATCAACAATTAACAGAAGATCATGACAAAGCTTCAAGACGTCTAGCCACTCTGAAGACGAATTTAAGTCAACTTACTGCTTTATTTGAAGAGAAGCAAAAAGAAGTTGCATTGATTGATCAAGTGCAAGAATGGAAAAGTTTAGAAGCGGATTTAAATATAGAACCGTTAGAATTTCCTGAACAAGGTATCGATCGTTATGAAGCAGCAAAGATTCAAGTTGAACACCTCGAACGTGACTTGGGGTTACGTCTTGAAAAGAAAAATCAATTAGAACATGAGGCGGAAAAACTTTTTGTACCGGATCAAACGCTATATCAAAGTTTTGAATCTGTTTCTAAGCAAGAGGATATGATCAAGCAACAAGAGATGGACTTGAAGCAAATTGAAAGAGAAGCAAGTCATCATCAAATGGAAATTGAAGGCCTCAAATCCAACATTGGTTGGGAAGACATTGATGAAACGGTTGATTCAAGTGAAATTCAAAAGAGTTACGCCAGTGAAACTTTAAAACAAAAGCAAGCGCATATGCATTCATTAGAACAATTGAAAAAACAACAAGATGATTATCAGATTGAAAATGTAACATATGAAGAAGAATTACAACAATTAAATCTTCAATTAGTGGATGATGAAAGTTTTGAAAAGAAAAAAGTTTATGATCAAAAACTGCTTGAATTAAAGGAAAAACGGCATGTGTTTGATAAAATGAAAGCCACTTTCGAAAAAGAAGCGCATCAAAAACAGCAACAGCAACAACGTGTTCGAGTAGCGTCACTGATATTAACATTGGTGACAGGGGCATTTGCGGTATGGATGTTCGTTTCACAAATGATGCTTCCAGGGATTATTTTAACAGTGATTGCGGCTATCTTTTTCATTGCCATGTTCTTATTGCGTTCAAAACCAATGGGCTATGACGAACAATTTTCTGAAGAATTGGTGCAACTAGAGCAAAAAGTACAGGCGTTAGAAGAGGCATATGATTTAGATTTTGATTTAGCAGCGCAATATCAGTTACGTGATCAAATCGCACAACGTCAACAAAATTTGGCGATTTTAAAGACAAAGTCACTGCATACGGCGAAACAATATGACGATGTACAAGAGGCTTTAACATCCGTGACGACTCAATTGCAAAAGTTAAAATCAGCACTACACCTTTCCAAGAATTTATCCGATGATTTACTTGTAGACGCGATTCAAACGATTCAAAAAATCAAAGATCATCAACAATACTTCACTCAATTGCAAGAAACGCAAAATTCAATTGAGAAAAAGTTGGATGATTTTTACACACAAGCACTTGAAAAACTTGCGAGTGCATTATCGCAATTTAGTATTGAGACGTTGTTTCATGATGTAAGAGAATGGTTAAAAGCCGCGAATCAAGGGATGACACGTTATGAACATAATCGCGAGCAACTGAGCTTAATAGAAAATGAAATTAAACATTTGAAACATCGCTTGAGCGAAAATAAACAAGTGATTCAGACATTGTTTAGTGCTATAGGAGCACTGGATGAGGAAAGTTATTACAAACACCATGAACGTTATCAATGGTACCATCAGCGATTAGCACGTTTTCATGATTTAACACATTTTCTCGAAAATCAAAATTATGGATATGAGAAAAGTTCTAAGCTAAGTGAAAAAACATCAGCACAACTTGAAGCTGAATATCAAAAATTGTCTGAGCAAATCGATAATTATAATGCGCGTTATCTCACTGTTCAAAGTGAAGTGAGTGATTTATTAGCAAAAATGAACCACTTAGAAACGGATGATACATTGAGACATCTACGTCATCAATATCAAATATTACGCAATCAATTAAATGATAAGGCTGAAGATTGGGCTGCGCTCAGTTATTTAGAGGCTTTAGTTGATGAACATATCAAACAAATTAAGGGCAAGCGATTGCCACAAGTTGTAAATATTGCGACAGATATTTATAATGATTTAACGAGCGGAGAATATGTGCAAGTGACATACGCAAATGAGCAAGTGATGGTACGTCATCAAAGCGGTCAAATGTATCATCCTGTGGAATTAAGTCAATCAACAAAAGAATTGCTCTATATTGCGCTTCGTTTAAGTTTGATTCAAACATTAAAACCCTATTATTCATTGCCTATTATTATTGATGATGCATTTGTTCATTTTGATGCTGAACGTAGAATGAAAATGATGAAATATTTGAGATCGATGTCTGATAAATTTCAAATTCTTTATTTTACATGTTCACGTGATACGAATATTCCTGCGAAACAGCTCGTCACGTTAAATAAGATAGAAAAATAG
- a CDS encoding dicarboxylate/amino acid:cation symporter, which translates to MKFKGLTIKIIIALILGISIGSIFNFYEGAKFVSFTDQYIFNVIGQVFLNLIFMLVVPVVFVSIVLGVIGVGDPKLLGGIGLKTIVFFLSTTAIAITLAMCLALIVKPGAGHSDLLKSEEVTAYQKKLDSQKATNNSPVNQTFDQTVINFFPKNPIEAMSGGNMLQIITFAIFIGIGIMMVGEKGRIVHQFFDQFNEVLMYIISMIMNIFAPIGTFGLVAHAFTGAGFSAIRQLGLYFIVVLAALLIHFFVVYGGAVKFLAKRSPIEFFKNFFPAITVGFGGSSSNAALPVSMECTKKMGVKPEIASFVQPLGATINMDGTAIMQGVATIFIAQLMGADLTLLQLITVVAVAVIASVGTAGVPGVGLIMLAMVLTAVGLNPAAIGIILGIDRLLDMTRTAVNITGDAACALILSEHEGKKLKGQMHVTK; encoded by the coding sequence ATGAAGTTTAAAGGGCTTACGATTAAAATTATCATTGCACTTATTTTAGGTATTAGTATAGGTTCAATTTTTAATTTTTATGAAGGTGCAAAATTTGTGAGCTTTACAGATCAATATATTTTCAATGTTATAGGGCAAGTCTTTTTAAATCTTATTTTTATGTTAGTTGTTCCTGTTGTTTTTGTATCTATCGTACTTGGTGTCATTGGTGTCGGTGATCCTAAACTGTTAGGCGGCATTGGTTTAAAAACGATTGTCTTCTTTTTAAGTACGACAGCTATTGCCATTACACTCGCAATGTGTTTAGCACTCATTGTTAAACCTGGTGCAGGCCATTCTGATTTATTGAAAAGCGAAGAAGTCACTGCCTATCAAAAGAAACTAGACAGTCAGAAAGCAACGAACAACTCACCAGTCAATCAGACTTTTGATCAAACGGTGATCAATTTCTTCCCGAAAAACCCTATCGAAGCAATGAGTGGCGGAAATATGCTTCAAATCATTACTTTCGCAATTTTTATTGGTATTGGGATTATGATGGTTGGCGAAAAAGGCCGTATAGTGCATCAATTTTTTGATCAATTTAATGAAGTACTGATGTATATTATTTCAATGATTATGAACATTTTTGCACCGATTGGAACATTTGGACTCGTTGCACACGCGTTTACTGGTGCAGGATTTAGTGCAATTCGACAATTAGGATTATACTTTATTGTCGTCCTTGCCGCTTTACTCATCCATTTCTTTGTCGTCTATGGTGGCGCAGTAAAATTCTTAGCTAAACGTAGTCCTATTGAATTTTTCAAAAACTTTTTCCCTGCGATTACGGTTGGTTTTGGTGGATCTAGTTCGAATGCTGCCTTACCTGTTTCTATGGAATGTACGAAAAAAATGGGGGTTAAGCCTGAAATTGCTTCTTTTGTGCAACCACTTGGTGCAACGATCAATATGGACGGTACAGCAATTATGCAAGGTGTCGCAACAATTTTCATTGCCCAATTAATGGGTGCAGATTTAACACTCTTACAACTGATCACAGTCGTTGCAGTTGCAGTCATTGCATCAGTAGGTACAGCCGGTGTTCCGGGAGTCGGTTTGATTATGTTAGCCATGGTATTAACAGCAGTCGGTCTTAATCCTGCTGCGATTGGTATTATACTCGGAATTGACCGATTACTTGATATGACACGTACTGCAGTGAATATTACAGGTGATGCCGCATGTGCTTTAATCTTGTCAGAACATGAAGGTAAGAAACTTAAAGGGCAAATGCACGTCACAAAATAA
- a CDS encoding metallophosphoesterase family protein encodes MVKFLHCADLHLDSPFASKRYLNPVILKDVENSAYESFKNIIDLALREEVDFMLISGDLFDQHNRTLKAEVFLKLQFERLQKEQIFVYIVHGNHDPLSDEIKTKWPENVTVFSNRVETYQAITKTGETVHIHGFSYENRESYENKIDAYPTNEDRNVVHIGMLHGTYSKSTTSDRYTEFRIEDLNAKLYHYWALGHIHLRQQLSDLPEIHYPGNIQGRHFKEQGEKGCLIVEGDHVGLKTRFVPTQFIRFETATIETDDVSQQGLYEKIQAFKESVRPQGRAFYRLKLHVHGDETISKQVLEQLKVLTSEYEENERHFILIDEWEIRYLDMRQKSIIQEFSPELLAQDDVYERAVKDLYLNPKASKYLDPYFEHDRKALIARAEAMIEAELKGDH; translated from the coding sequence ATGGTTAAGTTTTTGCATTGTGCAGATTTACATCTCGATAGTCCATTTGCCTCTAAGCGTTATTTAAATCCCGTCATTTTAAAGGATGTTGAGAATAGTGCTTATGAAAGCTTTAAAAATATAATCGATCTTGCATTAAGAGAAGAAGTTGATTTTATGCTGATCAGTGGTGATTTATTTGATCAACATAATCGAACGTTGAAAGCTGAAGTGTTTTTGAAATTACAGTTTGAACGCTTGCAAAAGGAACAAATTTTTGTCTACATAGTCCACGGAAACCATGACCCTTTATCAGATGAAATAAAAACAAAATGGCCAGAAAATGTGACCGTTTTTTCAAATCGTGTTGAAACGTATCAAGCGATTACAAAAACAGGGGAAACGGTGCATATTCACGGTTTTAGCTACGAAAATAGAGAAAGTTACGAAAACAAAATTGATGCCTATCCGACAAATGAAGATCGGAATGTTGTACATATCGGTATGTTGCATGGGACATATAGTAAATCCACGACGTCAGATCGCTATACGGAGTTTCGCATAGAGGATTTGAATGCAAAACTATATCATTATTGGGCGTTAGGTCATATTCACTTGAGACAACAATTAAGTGATTTACCTGAAATCCATTATCCTGGTAATATTCAAGGACGTCATTTCAAAGAACAAGGAGAAAAAGGATGTCTCATCGTTGAAGGCGATCACGTGGGACTTAAGACGCGATTTGTTCCAACACAATTTATTCGCTTTGAAACAGCGACAATTGAAACAGATGATGTCAGTCAACAGGGATTATATGAAAAAATTCAAGCCTTTAAAGAAAGTGTCCGCCCTCAAGGACGTGCTTTTTATCGATTAAAACTCCATGTTCATGGGGATGAAACGATTTCAAAACAAGTATTAGAGCAACTTAAAGTATTGACTTCGGAATATGAAGAGAATGAGCGCCATTTTATATTGATTGACGAATGGGAAATTCGTTATTTGGATATGCGTCAAAAGTCAATCATTCAGGAATTCTCTCCAGAGTTATTAGCGCAAGATGATGTGTATGAGCGTGCAGTGAAGGATTTATACCTTAATCCAAAAGCCTCAAAATATTTAGATCCTTATTTTGAACATGATAGAAAAGCATTAATCGCACGTGCAGAGGCCATGATAGAAGCTGAATTGAAAGGGGATCATTAA
- a CDS encoding DUF445 domain-containing protein, translating into MQATLVVLFMIVIGAVIGGVTNMIAVKMLFHPFKPYYIFGKRVPFTPGLIPKRRGEIAEKIGQVVEDHLLTEALIREKITTPEIRMTVQRALSEQVERLSKDHVTIQSLLQQFEIDVVKEGETWLTRMTQQQLRQKYESHQNETMTELLPSQLLTQLDQKVEVLDVFIMTKAKDYLSSAKGYDDILEMLETFFLEKGKMISMLQMFMTKEAIAERIQKELIRLTSHSKAQNILSAQIQAEYEKLKTRTLQEWVTPEQWATLEVQFTEQIVQQMDIKRHAHTPLNTLVPQLFEMLKHRGITQLTDLILDTLARRLSTILKQVNIRGLIEEQINRFELDYIEQLIFEIANKELKLIMLLGFILGGVIGFFQGLIAIFV; encoded by the coding sequence ATGCAAGCGACACTTGTCGTATTGTTTATGATCGTCATTGGTGCGGTGATTGGGGGCGTTACGAATATGATTGCCGTCAAAATGTTATTTCACCCCTTTAAGCCGTATTATATTTTTGGCAAACGTGTGCCATTTACCCCTGGACTGATACCGAAACGTAGAGGGGAAATTGCTGAGAAGATTGGACAAGTCGTTGAAGACCATTTATTAACGGAGGCTTTGATCAGGGAAAAAATAACAACGCCCGAAATAAGAATGACGGTTCAACGTGCATTGAGCGAACAAGTTGAGCGGTTATCAAAAGATCACGTCACAATTCAGTCGCTTTTACAACAATTTGAGATTGATGTTGTCAAAGAAGGTGAAACATGGTTAACACGAATGACGCAACAGCAATTACGCCAAAAATATGAAAGCCATCAAAATGAAACGATGACCGAACTCTTGCCATCACAGCTATTAACGCAACTTGATCAAAAAGTTGAAGTGTTGGATGTGTTCATTATGACTAAAGCTAAAGATTACTTAAGTTCAGCTAAAGGATATGACGATATTTTAGAAATGTTAGAGACGTTTTTTCTGGAAAAAGGTAAAATGATCTCGATGTTACAAATGTTTATGACAAAGGAAGCCATTGCTGAACGGATACAAAAAGAATTGATACGTCTTACATCGCATTCTAAAGCGCAAAATATTTTGTCTGCACAAATACAGGCAGAATATGAAAAGTTAAAAACAAGAACGCTTCAAGAATGGGTGACACCTGAACAATGGGCGACACTCGAAGTTCAATTCACCGAACAAATTGTACAGCAAATGGATATAAAGCGACATGCCCACACGCCACTCAATACCCTCGTTCCTCAATTATTTGAGATGTTAAAGCATAGGGGGATTACACAGTTGACGGATTTGATTTTAGACACATTAGCACGTCGTTTATCGACGATTTTGAAACAAGTCAATATTCGAGGGTTGATTGAAGAACAGATTAACCGATTTGAGCTGGATTATATTGAGCAATTGATATTCGAAATTGCGAATAAAGAACTGAAACTGATTATGTTATTAGGGTTCATTTTAGGAGGAGTGATTGGATTTTTCCAAGGGCTCATAGCAATTTTTGTATAA
- a CDS encoding cation diffusion facilitator family transporter: protein MQLENKISQAKKGATLSILTYTFLTLLKIVYGWFASSQGLIADGINNATDVISSVAILVALQISMKPVDKNHPYGHYRSEFIASLIASFIMFAVSIQVIVTGVQHFYQGQFLQPNPSAVIVGILSSVIMFIVFVYNRNLAKKVNSSALKAASYDNLSDALVSIGTVIGILGVYMGVPMLDTIAAIVIGILIMKASIDIFKETAITLTDGYDEDELDQIRDIIASVPGIKEIRDIKARSHGVISFIDVTIAVEPTLNVIESHAISDYIESRLQSRLGEVETIVHIEPYFAA from the coding sequence TTGCAATTAGAAAATAAAATCTCCCAAGCAAAAAAAGGGGCAACATTGAGCATCTTAACGTATACCTTTTTGACTTTACTAAAAATTGTTTACGGTTGGTTTGCGAGCAGTCAAGGTTTAATTGCAGACGGTATTAACAATGCGACAGACGTTATTAGTTCTGTGGCAATCTTGGTTGCACTTCAAATCTCAATGAAGCCTGTTGATAAAAATCATCCTTATGGCCACTACCGTTCAGAATTCATTGCTTCTCTCATTGCTTCATTCATCATGTTTGCCGTGAGTATTCAAGTGATTGTTACAGGAGTCCAACACTTCTATCAAGGTCAATTTCTACAGCCGAATCCTTCAGCAGTCATTGTCGGTATACTTTCAAGTGTCATTATGTTTATTGTTTTTGTATATAATCGAAATCTTGCAAAAAAAGTGAATAGTAGTGCATTAAAGGCTGCGAGTTACGATAATCTTTCCGATGCACTCGTGTCAATCGGAACTGTTATTGGGATATTAGGAGTTTATATGGGGGTCCCAATGCTGGATACAATTGCGGCTATCGTTATTGGTATACTGATTATGAAAGCAAGTATTGATATTTTCAAAGAAACAGCCATTACTTTAACGGATGGCTATGATGAGGATGAGCTAGATCAAATTCGAGACATTATTGCATCTGTTCCAGGCATTAAAGAAATCCGTGATATTAAAGCACGAAGCCACGGTGTGATTTCATTTATAGATGTGACAATTGCAGTTGAGCCGACTTTGAATGTTATTGAAAGCCATGCAATTTCCGATTATATCGAATCACGACTACAATCACGATTAGGTGAAGTGGAAACGATTGTACATATTGAACCTTATTTTGCAGCTTGA
- the yhaM gene encoding 3'-5' exoribonuclease YhaM, with protein MRNIEQLQPGDAVDHFFLVHRATQGVTAQGKDYMTLHLQDKSGEIEAKVWTITKEGMSLLKPERIIHVKGDVINYRGRKQMKVNQFRLATDEDGMRTQDFIDGAPMTPEEIKDAMQEYIFEIENAPLQRVTRYLLNKYESRYFVYPAASSHHHNFVSGLSYHVLTMLEIARQLCIIYPELNKSLLFSGIILHDIGKVRELSGPIATSYTLEGNLLGHISIASDEVAEAARELDVDGEEIILLRHMILSHHGKLEYGSPKLPYVKEAEILKYIDNIDARMHMFEKAFKKINKGQFTERILGLEGRQFYKPEKLD; from the coding sequence ATGAGAAATATAGAACAACTACAGCCTGGAGATGCTGTGGATCATTTTTTCCTAGTGCACCGAGCAACACAAGGTGTAACAGCACAAGGTAAAGATTATATGACACTTCACTTACAAGATAAAAGTGGAGAAATTGAAGCGAAAGTTTGGACGATTACTAAAGAAGGAATGAGTCTATTAAAGCCAGAACGTATTATTCATGTTAAAGGTGATGTGATTAATTATCGTGGTCGAAAACAAATGAAAGTCAATCAATTTCGACTTGCAACTGATGAAGATGGAATGCGTACGCAAGACTTTATTGATGGCGCACCAATGACACCAGAAGAAATCAAAGATGCCATGCAAGAATATATCTTTGAAATTGAAAACGCACCGCTACAACGTGTTACACGTTATTTATTGAACAAATACGAATCGCGTTACTTTGTTTATCCAGCAGCAAGTTCGCATCATCACAATTTTGTAAGTGGCTTAAGTTATCATGTTTTGACAATGTTAGAAATTGCACGTCAATTGTGTATCATATATCCAGAACTCAATAAAAGCTTATTGTTCAGTGGCATCATATTGCACGATATCGGTAAGGTGAGAGAGTTATCAGGCCCAATTGCGACGTCATATACACTCGAAGGGAATTTATTAGGTCATATTTCGATTGCGAGTGATGAAGTGGCTGAAGCGGCACGTGAATTGGATGTAGATGGAGAAGAAATCATTTTACTTCGCCATATGATTTTGTCTCATCACGGTAAGCTTGAATACGGCTCACCAAAACTGCCTTATGTCAAAGAAGCAGAAATTTTAAAGTATATTGATAATATTGATGCACGCATGCATATGTTTGAAAAAGCATTCAAGAAAATTAACAAAGGACAATTTACAGAACGAATTCTTGGTTTAGAAGGTAGACAATTCTATAAGCCTGAGAAGTTGGATTAA